Proteins from one Nicotiana tabacum cultivar K326 chromosome 23, ASM71507v2, whole genome shotgun sequence genomic window:
- the LOC142161753 gene encoding receptor protein kinase TMK1-like, with the protein MELLTGRRALDESQPEESMHLVTWFRRMHINKDTFRKAIDPTIDLNEETLASINTVAELAGHCCAREPYQRPDMSHAVNVLSSLVELWRPSDQCSEDIYGIDLDMSLPQALKKWQAYEGRSQMDSYSSSYLPSLDNTQTSIPTRPSGFADSFTSSDGR; encoded by the coding sequence ATGGAACTCTTAACGGGAAGAAGGGCTCTTGACGAAAGCCAACCCGAGGAGAGCATGCATCTAGTAACGTGGTTCCGAAGAATGCACATTAATAAGGACACATTCCGAAAGGCAATTGACCCAACAATTGACCTCAATGAGGAAACGCTTGCCAGCATCAACACTGTAGCCGAGCTAGCTGGACACTGTTGTGCGAGGGAACCATATCAAAGACCCGACATGAGTCATGCTGTCAATGTTCTTTCATCTCTAGTGGAGCTATGGAGACCGTCTGATCAATGCTCAGAGGACATATATGGTATTGATCTCGACATGTCACTTCCTCAGGCTCTTAAGAAGTGGCAGGCTTATGAAGGTAGAAGTCAGATGGATTCATATTCTTCGTCGTACCTTCCAAGTTTGGACAACACTCAAACTAGTATACCAACCCGTCCCTCTGGCTTCGCTGACTCTTTCACATCTTCCGATGGCAGATGA